Proteins found in one Salvia splendens isolate huo1 chromosome 10, SspV2, whole genome shotgun sequence genomic segment:
- the LOC121753351 gene encoding putative ABC transporter B family member 8 isoform X1, producing MHSPEKEAAKLNDMGAEKEMGKSSSLTIIFRYADWLDILLMLLGTFGAVGDGMSTNCLLVYVSRLFNSLGYGKSSQNNTNFLDEIEKCSLYFVYLGMAVMVVAFMEGYCWSKTSERQVLKIRYKYLEAVLRQEVGFFDTQEATTSEIINSISKDTSLIQEVLSEKVPIFVMNMSVFVSGLAFSVYFSWRLALVAFPTVVLLIIPGLIYGKYLVYLSKESFKEHGKANSVVGQALSSIKTVYSFTAERSIIEKYGSILDRANMFGIRQGIAKGLAIGSTGISFAIWALLAWYGSRLIMYRGESGGRIYAAGLSFVLGGLSLGSALPEVKYLTEASVAASRIFERIDRVPDINSEDSEGVVLDKIRGEIEFEHVRFSYPSRPDTPVLNDFNLSIQAGETVALVGASGSGKSTAIALLQRFYDASGGTVRIDGADITTLHLKWLRQKMGLVSQEHALFGTSVKENIMFGKLDATMDDVIAAAMAANAHNFISQLPLGYETKIGERGALLSGGQKQRIAIARAIIRNPVMLLLDEATSALDSESEKLVQNALDQASMGRTTLVVAHKLSTINNADLIAVVVNGSIAETGTHNELIDANGHYARLAKLQRQMSVLDQDQNLEASSAARSSTGRRSTMGSSPASSLSIISFPPPPPPPSPPPSFRRLLSLNSPEWKQGLIGSISAVIFGTVQPIYALTIGGMISAFFAPSHAEMQTRIERYALIFSSLCLASITLNLCQHYNFAYMGECLTRRIRLKMLEKILTFEAAFFDEERNSSAALCSRLSNEAYMVKSLVADRLSLLIQTASAVTTAMVMGLIITWKLALVMIAVQPLTIFCFYIRKIILSTTTANFVKAQNQSTQIAAEAVYNHRIVTSFGSIGKVLEIFDQAQDAPRKEARKKSWLAGVGIGSAQGLTFICWALDFWYGGMLVDRGEISAGDVFRTFFILVSTGKVVAEAGSMTSDLVKGSAALASIFAILDRQSPISGSYNGGDGKGGRMRGDIEVRRVDFTYPARPEAQVLREFSLEVKAGTSFGLVGKSGCGKSTVIALIQRFYDVDRGLVKVDGVDIRLFDVEWYRKHMALVSQEPVIYSGSIRDNIAFGKPDASENEVVEAASAANAHEFICGLKNGYDTECGERGVQLSGGQKQRIAIARAIVRDPTVLLLDEATSALDVQSEQLVQEALDRVMVGRTTVVVAHRLNTIKNMDSIAYVSEGKVVERGTYSQLKSKKGAFYDLASLQGVSAHHL from the exons ATGCATTCACCAGAGAAGGAGGCCGCGAAGTTGAACGACATGGGTGCGGAGAAGGAGATGGGAAAGAGTTCATCCTTAACCATCATTTTCAGATATGCTGACTGGCTAGACATTTTGCTCATGTTGTTGGGCACATTCGGGGCAGTTGGAGATGGAATGTCGACGAACTGCTTGCTCGTGTACGTTAGCCGCCTTTTCAACAGTTTGGGCTATGGAAAATCGTCTCAGAATAATACCAATTTCTtggatgagattgaaaag TGCAGCTTATACTTTGTCTACTTGGGGATGGCAGTTATGGTAGTAGCATTTATGG AAGGGTATTGCTGGAGCAAGACAAGTGAGAGGCAAGTTTTGAAGATCAGATACAAGTATTTGGAGGCAGTGCTGAGACAAGAAGTCGGATTCTTCGACACACAAGAAGCGACCACCTCCGAGATCATCAACAGCATCTCCAAAGACACCTCTCTCATTCAAGAGGTCCTAAGCGAGAAG gtgccAATATTTGTGATGAACATGTCTGTGTTTGTGTCGGGGCTGGCCTTCTCGGTCTACTTCTCGTGGAGGCTGGCGTTGGTTGCCTTCCCCACGGTCGTTCTCTTGATCATACCTGGCCTCATCTACGGGAAATACCTCGTGTACTTGTCTAAGGAGAGCTTCAAAGAGCATGGGAAGGCGAACTCGGTGGTGGGGCAGGCGCTGAGCTCTATTAAAACTGTCTACTCTTTCACGGCGGAGAGGAGCATTATTGAAAAGTATGGCTCCATTTTGGACAGAGCAAACATGTTTGGGATCAGACAGGGAATCGCGAAAGGCCTCGCGATTGGAAGCACGGGGATTTCTTTTGCGATATGGGCGCTGCTCGCGTGGTATGGCAGCCGTCTCATCATGTATAGAGGGGAGAGCGGTGGCCGGATTTACGCCGCCGGACTTTCCTTTGTTTTGGGTGGACT TTCGCTGGGATCTGCACTACCTGAAGTGAAATACTTGACGGAAGCATCAGTGGCAGCATCTAGAATCTTCGAGAGGATCGACCGCGTCCCGGACATCAACAGCGAAGACAGCGAGGGCGTGGTGCTGGACAAGATACGAGGAGAGATCGAATTCGAGCACGTGAGATTCTCGTACCCGTCTCGCCCGGACACGCCCGTGCTCAACGACTTCAACCTCAGCATCCAAGCGGGGGAAACAGTAGCTCTAGTCGGAGCAAGCGGAAGCGGGAAATCCACTGCCATTGCGTTATTGCAGCGCTTCTACGACGCCAGCGGAGGAACCGTGCGCATCGATGGAGCCGACATCACGACATTACACTTGAAATGGCTGAGACAGAAAATGGGGCTGGTCAGCCAAGAACACGCACTGTTTGGAACATCAGTGAAGGAAAACATCATGTTCGGGAAACTGGATGCAACCATGGATGATGTGATTGCCGCAGCCATGGCTGCCAACGCGCATAATTTCATCAGCCAGCTTCCCCTAGGATACGAGACTAAG ATTGGGGAGAGAGGAGCACTGCTATCGGGCGGGCAGAAGCAAAGGATTGCGATTGCTAGAGCCATCATCAGAAACCCTGTCATGCTTCTTCTCGACGAAGCCACCAGCGCGCTGGACTCCGAATCCGAGAAGCTCGTGCAGAATGCCCTCGATCAAGCCTCAATGGGCAGAACAACACTA GTGGTGGCACACAAGCTCTCCACAATAAATAATGCAGATTTGATTGCAGTAGTGGTTAACGGTAGTATAGCTGAGACTGGCACACACAATGAGCTCATCGACGCCAACGGCCACTACGCAAGACTAGCCAAACTCCAGAGGCAGATGAGCGTCTTAGACCAAGACCAAAATCTTGAGGCCTCATCCGCCGCCAGGAGCAGCACCGGCAGAAGGAGCACAATGGGATCAAGCCCTGCTTCATCTCTGTCCATCATTTCCttcccaccaccaccaccaccaccttcccctCCGCCCTCATTCCGCCGCCTACTCTCACTAAACTCCCCGGAATGGAAACAAGGCCTAATCGGCAGCATCTCAGCAGTGATATTCGGAACCGTGCAGCCCATCTACGCTCTAACAATAGGCGGCATGATCTCAGCCTTCTTCGCGCCAAGCCACGCAGAGATGCAAACGCGCATCGAGCGTTACGCCCTCATCTTCAGCTCCCTCTGCCTCGCCTCCATCACCCTTAACCTCTGCCAGCACTACAACTTCGCCTACATGGGCGAGTGCCTGACAAGGCGAATCCGCCTCAAGATGCTCGAGAAAATCCTCACATTCGAGGCTGCCTTTTTCGACGAGGAGCGCAACTCCAGCGCAGCTCTATGCTCAAGACTCTCCAATGAGGCGTACATGGTGAAATCCCTGGTCGCGGACAGGCTGTCCCTGTTAATTCAGACAGCGTCCGCGGTCACAACGGCGATGGTGATGGGGCTAATCATAACCTGGAAGCTGGCTCTGGTAATGATCGCAGTGCAGCCTCTCACCATATTCTGCTTTTACATACGAAAAATCATACTCTCCACCACCACGGCCAACTTCGTCAAGGCGCAGAATCAGAGCACGCAGATCGCCGCGGAGGCTGTTTACAACCATAGGATCGTGACCTCGTTCGGGAGTATTGGGAAAGTGCTCGAGATCTTCGACCAGGCGCAAGACGCGCCGAGGAAGGAGGCCAGGAAGAAGTCGTGGCTCGCAGGAGTCGGGATCGGGTCGGCTCAGGGCCTCACGTTCATTTGCTGGGCCCTCGATTTCTGGTACGGCGGCATGTTGGTAGACAGAGGAGAGATATCGGCCGGAGACGTGTTCCGGACTTTCTTCATTTTGGTGAGCACCGGAAAAGTTGTTGCGGAAGCCGGCAGCATGACTTCCGATCTCGTCAAAGGATCGGCAGCGTTAGCTTCCATTTTCGCAATCTTGGACCGCCAATCACCGATCTCAGGATCGTATAAT GGCGGAGACGGAAAAGGAGGGAGGATGAGAGGCGACATAGAGGTGAGGAGGGTGGATTTCACGTATCCGGCGCGGCCGGAGGCGCAGGTGTTGCGGGAATTCAGCTTGGAAGTGAAGGCGGGGACGAGCTTCGGGCTCGTGGGGAAGAGTGGATGCGGGAAGTCGACGGTTATAGCGCTTATCCAGAGATTCTACGACGTGGACCGCGGCTTGGTTAAGGTGGACGGCGTCGACATAAGGCTGTTCGACGTGGAGTGGTACCGGAAGCACATGGCCCTCGTGAGCCAGGAGCCGGTCATATATTCCGGCAGCATCCGGGACAACATAGCGTTCGGGAAGCCCGACGCGTCCGAGAACGAGGTGGTGGAGGCCGCGAGTGCAGCCAACGCACATGAATTCATTTG TGGGCTGAAGAATGGGTATGACACAGAATGCGGAGAAAGAGGTGTGCAGCTATCGGGAGGGCAGAAGCAGAGGATCGCCATAGCCAGAGCCATCGTCCGTGACCCAACGGTGCTGCTGCTGGACGAGGCGACCAGCGCACTAGACGTGCAGTCGGAGCAGCTGGTGCAGGAGGCGCTGGACAGGGTGATGGTAGGGAGGACGACGGTGGTGGTGGCGCACCGCCTCAACACAATCAAGAACATGGATTCTATCGCTTACGTTTCGGAGGGAAAGGTGGTGGAGCGAGGGACGTATAGCCAACTTAAGAGCAAGAAGGGTGCCTTCTACGATCTTGCTAGCCTTCAAGGTGTGTCGGCTCATCATCTATGA
- the LOC121753351 gene encoding putative ABC transporter B family member 8 isoform X2 has translation MGAEKEMGKSSSLTIIFRYADWLDILLMLLGTFGAVGDGMSTNCLLVYVSRLFNSLGYGKSSQNNTNFLDEIEKCSLYFVYLGMAVMVVAFMEGYCWSKTSERQVLKIRYKYLEAVLRQEVGFFDTQEATTSEIINSISKDTSLIQEVLSEKVPIFVMNMSVFVSGLAFSVYFSWRLALVAFPTVVLLIIPGLIYGKYLVYLSKESFKEHGKANSVVGQALSSIKTVYSFTAERSIIEKYGSILDRANMFGIRQGIAKGLAIGSTGISFAIWALLAWYGSRLIMYRGESGGRIYAAGLSFVLGGLSLGSALPEVKYLTEASVAASRIFERIDRVPDINSEDSEGVVLDKIRGEIEFEHVRFSYPSRPDTPVLNDFNLSIQAGETVALVGASGSGKSTAIALLQRFYDASGGTVRIDGADITTLHLKWLRQKMGLVSQEHALFGTSVKENIMFGKLDATMDDVIAAAMAANAHNFISQLPLGYETKIGERGALLSGGQKQRIAIARAIIRNPVMLLLDEATSALDSESEKLVQNALDQASMGRTTLVVAHKLSTINNADLIAVVVNGSIAETGTHNELIDANGHYARLAKLQRQMSVLDQDQNLEASSAARSSTGRRSTMGSSPASSLSIISFPPPPPPPSPPPSFRRLLSLNSPEWKQGLIGSISAVIFGTVQPIYALTIGGMISAFFAPSHAEMQTRIERYALIFSSLCLASITLNLCQHYNFAYMGECLTRRIRLKMLEKILTFEAAFFDEERNSSAALCSRLSNEAYMVKSLVADRLSLLIQTASAVTTAMVMGLIITWKLALVMIAVQPLTIFCFYIRKIILSTTTANFVKAQNQSTQIAAEAVYNHRIVTSFGSIGKVLEIFDQAQDAPRKEARKKSWLAGVGIGSAQGLTFICWALDFWYGGMLVDRGEISAGDVFRTFFILVSTGKVVAEAGSMTSDLVKGSAALASIFAILDRQSPISGSYNGGDGKGGRMRGDIEVRRVDFTYPARPEAQVLREFSLEVKAGTSFGLVGKSGCGKSTVIALIQRFYDVDRGLVKVDGVDIRLFDVEWYRKHMALVSQEPVIYSGSIRDNIAFGKPDASENEVVEAASAANAHEFICGLKNGYDTECGERGVQLSGGQKQRIAIARAIVRDPTVLLLDEATSALDVQSEQLVQEALDRVMVGRTTVVVAHRLNTIKNMDSIAYVSEGKVVERGTYSQLKSKKGAFYDLASLQGVSAHHL, from the exons ATGGGTGCGGAGAAGGAGATGGGAAAGAGTTCATCCTTAACCATCATTTTCAGATATGCTGACTGGCTAGACATTTTGCTCATGTTGTTGGGCACATTCGGGGCAGTTGGAGATGGAATGTCGACGAACTGCTTGCTCGTGTACGTTAGCCGCCTTTTCAACAGTTTGGGCTATGGAAAATCGTCTCAGAATAATACCAATTTCTtggatgagattgaaaag TGCAGCTTATACTTTGTCTACTTGGGGATGGCAGTTATGGTAGTAGCATTTATGG AAGGGTATTGCTGGAGCAAGACAAGTGAGAGGCAAGTTTTGAAGATCAGATACAAGTATTTGGAGGCAGTGCTGAGACAAGAAGTCGGATTCTTCGACACACAAGAAGCGACCACCTCCGAGATCATCAACAGCATCTCCAAAGACACCTCTCTCATTCAAGAGGTCCTAAGCGAGAAG gtgccAATATTTGTGATGAACATGTCTGTGTTTGTGTCGGGGCTGGCCTTCTCGGTCTACTTCTCGTGGAGGCTGGCGTTGGTTGCCTTCCCCACGGTCGTTCTCTTGATCATACCTGGCCTCATCTACGGGAAATACCTCGTGTACTTGTCTAAGGAGAGCTTCAAAGAGCATGGGAAGGCGAACTCGGTGGTGGGGCAGGCGCTGAGCTCTATTAAAACTGTCTACTCTTTCACGGCGGAGAGGAGCATTATTGAAAAGTATGGCTCCATTTTGGACAGAGCAAACATGTTTGGGATCAGACAGGGAATCGCGAAAGGCCTCGCGATTGGAAGCACGGGGATTTCTTTTGCGATATGGGCGCTGCTCGCGTGGTATGGCAGCCGTCTCATCATGTATAGAGGGGAGAGCGGTGGCCGGATTTACGCCGCCGGACTTTCCTTTGTTTTGGGTGGACT TTCGCTGGGATCTGCACTACCTGAAGTGAAATACTTGACGGAAGCATCAGTGGCAGCATCTAGAATCTTCGAGAGGATCGACCGCGTCCCGGACATCAACAGCGAAGACAGCGAGGGCGTGGTGCTGGACAAGATACGAGGAGAGATCGAATTCGAGCACGTGAGATTCTCGTACCCGTCTCGCCCGGACACGCCCGTGCTCAACGACTTCAACCTCAGCATCCAAGCGGGGGAAACAGTAGCTCTAGTCGGAGCAAGCGGAAGCGGGAAATCCACTGCCATTGCGTTATTGCAGCGCTTCTACGACGCCAGCGGAGGAACCGTGCGCATCGATGGAGCCGACATCACGACATTACACTTGAAATGGCTGAGACAGAAAATGGGGCTGGTCAGCCAAGAACACGCACTGTTTGGAACATCAGTGAAGGAAAACATCATGTTCGGGAAACTGGATGCAACCATGGATGATGTGATTGCCGCAGCCATGGCTGCCAACGCGCATAATTTCATCAGCCAGCTTCCCCTAGGATACGAGACTAAG ATTGGGGAGAGAGGAGCACTGCTATCGGGCGGGCAGAAGCAAAGGATTGCGATTGCTAGAGCCATCATCAGAAACCCTGTCATGCTTCTTCTCGACGAAGCCACCAGCGCGCTGGACTCCGAATCCGAGAAGCTCGTGCAGAATGCCCTCGATCAAGCCTCAATGGGCAGAACAACACTA GTGGTGGCACACAAGCTCTCCACAATAAATAATGCAGATTTGATTGCAGTAGTGGTTAACGGTAGTATAGCTGAGACTGGCACACACAATGAGCTCATCGACGCCAACGGCCACTACGCAAGACTAGCCAAACTCCAGAGGCAGATGAGCGTCTTAGACCAAGACCAAAATCTTGAGGCCTCATCCGCCGCCAGGAGCAGCACCGGCAGAAGGAGCACAATGGGATCAAGCCCTGCTTCATCTCTGTCCATCATTTCCttcccaccaccaccaccaccaccttcccctCCGCCCTCATTCCGCCGCCTACTCTCACTAAACTCCCCGGAATGGAAACAAGGCCTAATCGGCAGCATCTCAGCAGTGATATTCGGAACCGTGCAGCCCATCTACGCTCTAACAATAGGCGGCATGATCTCAGCCTTCTTCGCGCCAAGCCACGCAGAGATGCAAACGCGCATCGAGCGTTACGCCCTCATCTTCAGCTCCCTCTGCCTCGCCTCCATCACCCTTAACCTCTGCCAGCACTACAACTTCGCCTACATGGGCGAGTGCCTGACAAGGCGAATCCGCCTCAAGATGCTCGAGAAAATCCTCACATTCGAGGCTGCCTTTTTCGACGAGGAGCGCAACTCCAGCGCAGCTCTATGCTCAAGACTCTCCAATGAGGCGTACATGGTGAAATCCCTGGTCGCGGACAGGCTGTCCCTGTTAATTCAGACAGCGTCCGCGGTCACAACGGCGATGGTGATGGGGCTAATCATAACCTGGAAGCTGGCTCTGGTAATGATCGCAGTGCAGCCTCTCACCATATTCTGCTTTTACATACGAAAAATCATACTCTCCACCACCACGGCCAACTTCGTCAAGGCGCAGAATCAGAGCACGCAGATCGCCGCGGAGGCTGTTTACAACCATAGGATCGTGACCTCGTTCGGGAGTATTGGGAAAGTGCTCGAGATCTTCGACCAGGCGCAAGACGCGCCGAGGAAGGAGGCCAGGAAGAAGTCGTGGCTCGCAGGAGTCGGGATCGGGTCGGCTCAGGGCCTCACGTTCATTTGCTGGGCCCTCGATTTCTGGTACGGCGGCATGTTGGTAGACAGAGGAGAGATATCGGCCGGAGACGTGTTCCGGACTTTCTTCATTTTGGTGAGCACCGGAAAAGTTGTTGCGGAAGCCGGCAGCATGACTTCCGATCTCGTCAAAGGATCGGCAGCGTTAGCTTCCATTTTCGCAATCTTGGACCGCCAATCACCGATCTCAGGATCGTATAAT GGCGGAGACGGAAAAGGAGGGAGGATGAGAGGCGACATAGAGGTGAGGAGGGTGGATTTCACGTATCCGGCGCGGCCGGAGGCGCAGGTGTTGCGGGAATTCAGCTTGGAAGTGAAGGCGGGGACGAGCTTCGGGCTCGTGGGGAAGAGTGGATGCGGGAAGTCGACGGTTATAGCGCTTATCCAGAGATTCTACGACGTGGACCGCGGCTTGGTTAAGGTGGACGGCGTCGACATAAGGCTGTTCGACGTGGAGTGGTACCGGAAGCACATGGCCCTCGTGAGCCAGGAGCCGGTCATATATTCCGGCAGCATCCGGGACAACATAGCGTTCGGGAAGCCCGACGCGTCCGAGAACGAGGTGGTGGAGGCCGCGAGTGCAGCCAACGCACATGAATTCATTTG TGGGCTGAAGAATGGGTATGACACAGAATGCGGAGAAAGAGGTGTGCAGCTATCGGGAGGGCAGAAGCAGAGGATCGCCATAGCCAGAGCCATCGTCCGTGACCCAACGGTGCTGCTGCTGGACGAGGCGACCAGCGCACTAGACGTGCAGTCGGAGCAGCTGGTGCAGGAGGCGCTGGACAGGGTGATGGTAGGGAGGACGACGGTGGTGGTGGCGCACCGCCTCAACACAATCAAGAACATGGATTCTATCGCTTACGTTTCGGAGGGAAAGGTGGTGGAGCGAGGGACGTATAGCCAACTTAAGAGCAAGAAGGGTGCCTTCTACGATCTTGCTAGCCTTCAAGGTGTGTCGGCTCATCATCTATGA
- the LOC121753351 gene encoding putative ABC transporter B family member 8 isoform X3: MECRRTACSCTLAAFSTVWAMENRLRIIPISWMRLKSLYFVYLGMAVMVVAFMEGYCWSKTSERQVLKIRYKYLEAVLRQEVGFFDTQEATTSEIINSISKDTSLIQEVLSEKVPIFVMNMSVFVSGLAFSVYFSWRLALVAFPTVVLLIIPGLIYGKYLVYLSKESFKEHGKANSVVGQALSSIKTVYSFTAERSIIEKYGSILDRANMFGIRQGIAKGLAIGSTGISFAIWALLAWYGSRLIMYRGESGGRIYAAGLSFVLGGLSLGSALPEVKYLTEASVAASRIFERIDRVPDINSEDSEGVVLDKIRGEIEFEHVRFSYPSRPDTPVLNDFNLSIQAGETVALVGASGSGKSTAIALLQRFYDASGGTVRIDGADITTLHLKWLRQKMGLVSQEHALFGTSVKENIMFGKLDATMDDVIAAAMAANAHNFISQLPLGYETKIGERGALLSGGQKQRIAIARAIIRNPVMLLLDEATSALDSESEKLVQNALDQASMGRTTLVVAHKLSTINNADLIAVVVNGSIAETGTHNELIDANGHYARLAKLQRQMSVLDQDQNLEASSAARSSTGRRSTMGSSPASSLSIISFPPPPPPPSPPPSFRRLLSLNSPEWKQGLIGSISAVIFGTVQPIYALTIGGMISAFFAPSHAEMQTRIERYALIFSSLCLASITLNLCQHYNFAYMGECLTRRIRLKMLEKILTFEAAFFDEERNSSAALCSRLSNEAYMVKSLVADRLSLLIQTASAVTTAMVMGLIITWKLALVMIAVQPLTIFCFYIRKIILSTTTANFVKAQNQSTQIAAEAVYNHRIVTSFGSIGKVLEIFDQAQDAPRKEARKKSWLAGVGIGSAQGLTFICWALDFWYGGMLVDRGEISAGDVFRTFFILVSTGKVVAEAGSMTSDLVKGSAALASIFAILDRQSPISGSYNGGDGKGGRMRGDIEVRRVDFTYPARPEAQVLREFSLEVKAGTSFGLVGKSGCGKSTVIALIQRFYDVDRGLVKVDGVDIRLFDVEWYRKHMALVSQEPVIYSGSIRDNIAFGKPDASENEVVEAASAANAHEFICGLKNGYDTECGERGVQLSGGQKQRIAIARAIVRDPTVLLLDEATSALDVQSEQLVQEALDRVMVGRTTVVVAHRLNTIKNMDSIAYVSEGKVVERGTYSQLKSKKGAFYDLASLQGVSAHHL; encoded by the exons ATGGAATGTCGACGAACTGCTTGCTCGTGTACGTTAGCCGCCTTTTCAACAGTTTGGGCTATGGAAAATCGTCTCAGAATAATACCAATTTCTtggatgagattgaaaag CTTATACTTTGTCTACTTGGGGATGGCAGTTATGGTAGTAGCATTTATGG AAGGGTATTGCTGGAGCAAGACAAGTGAGAGGCAAGTTTTGAAGATCAGATACAAGTATTTGGAGGCAGTGCTGAGACAAGAAGTCGGATTCTTCGACACACAAGAAGCGACCACCTCCGAGATCATCAACAGCATCTCCAAAGACACCTCTCTCATTCAAGAGGTCCTAAGCGAGAAG gtgccAATATTTGTGATGAACATGTCTGTGTTTGTGTCGGGGCTGGCCTTCTCGGTCTACTTCTCGTGGAGGCTGGCGTTGGTTGCCTTCCCCACGGTCGTTCTCTTGATCATACCTGGCCTCATCTACGGGAAATACCTCGTGTACTTGTCTAAGGAGAGCTTCAAAGAGCATGGGAAGGCGAACTCGGTGGTGGGGCAGGCGCTGAGCTCTATTAAAACTGTCTACTCTTTCACGGCGGAGAGGAGCATTATTGAAAAGTATGGCTCCATTTTGGACAGAGCAAACATGTTTGGGATCAGACAGGGAATCGCGAAAGGCCTCGCGATTGGAAGCACGGGGATTTCTTTTGCGATATGGGCGCTGCTCGCGTGGTATGGCAGCCGTCTCATCATGTATAGAGGGGAGAGCGGTGGCCGGATTTACGCCGCCGGACTTTCCTTTGTTTTGGGTGGACT TTCGCTGGGATCTGCACTACCTGAAGTGAAATACTTGACGGAAGCATCAGTGGCAGCATCTAGAATCTTCGAGAGGATCGACCGCGTCCCGGACATCAACAGCGAAGACAGCGAGGGCGTGGTGCTGGACAAGATACGAGGAGAGATCGAATTCGAGCACGTGAGATTCTCGTACCCGTCTCGCCCGGACACGCCCGTGCTCAACGACTTCAACCTCAGCATCCAAGCGGGGGAAACAGTAGCTCTAGTCGGAGCAAGCGGAAGCGGGAAATCCACTGCCATTGCGTTATTGCAGCGCTTCTACGACGCCAGCGGAGGAACCGTGCGCATCGATGGAGCCGACATCACGACATTACACTTGAAATGGCTGAGACAGAAAATGGGGCTGGTCAGCCAAGAACACGCACTGTTTGGAACATCAGTGAAGGAAAACATCATGTTCGGGAAACTGGATGCAACCATGGATGATGTGATTGCCGCAGCCATGGCTGCCAACGCGCATAATTTCATCAGCCAGCTTCCCCTAGGATACGAGACTAAG ATTGGGGAGAGAGGAGCACTGCTATCGGGCGGGCAGAAGCAAAGGATTGCGATTGCTAGAGCCATCATCAGAAACCCTGTCATGCTTCTTCTCGACGAAGCCACCAGCGCGCTGGACTCCGAATCCGAGAAGCTCGTGCAGAATGCCCTCGATCAAGCCTCAATGGGCAGAACAACACTA GTGGTGGCACACAAGCTCTCCACAATAAATAATGCAGATTTGATTGCAGTAGTGGTTAACGGTAGTATAGCTGAGACTGGCACACACAATGAGCTCATCGACGCCAACGGCCACTACGCAAGACTAGCCAAACTCCAGAGGCAGATGAGCGTCTTAGACCAAGACCAAAATCTTGAGGCCTCATCCGCCGCCAGGAGCAGCACCGGCAGAAGGAGCACAATGGGATCAAGCCCTGCTTCATCTCTGTCCATCATTTCCttcccaccaccaccaccaccaccttcccctCCGCCCTCATTCCGCCGCCTACTCTCACTAAACTCCCCGGAATGGAAACAAGGCCTAATCGGCAGCATCTCAGCAGTGATATTCGGAACCGTGCAGCCCATCTACGCTCTAACAATAGGCGGCATGATCTCAGCCTTCTTCGCGCCAAGCCACGCAGAGATGCAAACGCGCATCGAGCGTTACGCCCTCATCTTCAGCTCCCTCTGCCTCGCCTCCATCACCCTTAACCTCTGCCAGCACTACAACTTCGCCTACATGGGCGAGTGCCTGACAAGGCGAATCCGCCTCAAGATGCTCGAGAAAATCCTCACATTCGAGGCTGCCTTTTTCGACGAGGAGCGCAACTCCAGCGCAGCTCTATGCTCAAGACTCTCCAATGAGGCGTACATGGTGAAATCCCTGGTCGCGGACAGGCTGTCCCTGTTAATTCAGACAGCGTCCGCGGTCACAACGGCGATGGTGATGGGGCTAATCATAACCTGGAAGCTGGCTCTGGTAATGATCGCAGTGCAGCCTCTCACCATATTCTGCTTTTACATACGAAAAATCATACTCTCCACCACCACGGCCAACTTCGTCAAGGCGCAGAATCAGAGCACGCAGATCGCCGCGGAGGCTGTTTACAACCATAGGATCGTGACCTCGTTCGGGAGTATTGGGAAAGTGCTCGAGATCTTCGACCAGGCGCAAGACGCGCCGAGGAAGGAGGCCAGGAAGAAGTCGTGGCTCGCAGGAGTCGGGATCGGGTCGGCTCAGGGCCTCACGTTCATTTGCTGGGCCCTCGATTTCTGGTACGGCGGCATGTTGGTAGACAGAGGAGAGATATCGGCCGGAGACGTGTTCCGGACTTTCTTCATTTTGGTGAGCACCGGAAAAGTTGTTGCGGAAGCCGGCAGCATGACTTCCGATCTCGTCAAAGGATCGGCAGCGTTAGCTTCCATTTTCGCAATCTTGGACCGCCAATCACCGATCTCAGGATCGTATAAT GGCGGAGACGGAAAAGGAGGGAGGATGAGAGGCGACATAGAGGTGAGGAGGGTGGATTTCACGTATCCGGCGCGGCCGGAGGCGCAGGTGTTGCGGGAATTCAGCTTGGAAGTGAAGGCGGGGACGAGCTTCGGGCTCGTGGGGAAGAGTGGATGCGGGAAGTCGACGGTTATAGCGCTTATCCAGAGATTCTACGACGTGGACCGCGGCTTGGTTAAGGTGGACGGCGTCGACATAAGGCTGTTCGACGTGGAGTGGTACCGGAAGCACATGGCCCTCGTGAGCCAGGAGCCGGTCATATATTCCGGCAGCATCCGGGACAACATAGCGTTCGGGAAGCCCGACGCGTCCGAGAACGAGGTGGTGGAGGCCGCGAGTGCAGCCAACGCACATGAATTCATTTG TGGGCTGAAGAATGGGTATGACACAGAATGCGGAGAAAGAGGTGTGCAGCTATCGGGAGGGCAGAAGCAGAGGATCGCCATAGCCAGAGCCATCGTCCGTGACCCAACGGTGCTGCTGCTGGACGAGGCGACCAGCGCACTAGACGTGCAGTCGGAGCAGCTGGTGCAGGAGGCGCTGGACAGGGTGATGGTAGGGAGGACGACGGTGGTGGTGGCGCACCGCCTCAACACAATCAAGAACATGGATTCTATCGCTTACGTTTCGGAGGGAAAGGTGGTGGAGCGAGGGACGTATAGCCAACTTAAGAGCAAGAAGGGTGCCTTCTACGATCTTGCTAGCCTTCAAGGTGTGTCGGCTCATCATCTATGA